The following are from one region of the Bos mutus isolate GX-2022 chromosome 18, NWIPB_WYAK_1.1, whole genome shotgun sequence genome:
- the B9D2 gene encoding B9 domain-containing protein 2 — translation MAEVHVIGQIMGATGFSESSLFCKWGVHTGAAWKLLSGVREGQTQVDTPQIGDMAYWSHPIDLHFATKGLQGWPRLHLQVWSQDSFGRCQLAGYGFCHVPSSPGTHQLDCPTWRPLGSWREQLARAFVGGGPQLLHGDAIYSGADRYRLHTTSGGTVHLELSLLLRHFDRYGVEC, via the exons ATGGCTGAGGTGCACGTGATCGGACAGATCATGGGGGCCACCGGTTTCTCGGAAAGTAGCCTGTTCTGCAAGTGGGGCGTCCACACAG GGGCAGCATGGAAGCTCCTGTCAGGAGTGCGGGAGGGCCAAACACAGGTGGACACCCCCCAGATAGGGGACATGGCCTACTGGTCCCACCCCATCGACCTGCACTTCGCCACCAAAGGCCTTCAAG GCTGGCCCCGGCTCCATCTCCAGGTGTGGTCCCAGGACAGCTTCGGCCGCTGCCAGCTTGCAGGCTATGGCTTTTGCCATGTGCCCAGCAGTCCAGGCACCCACCAGCTGGACTGCCCCACGTGGCGACCCCTGGGCAGCTGGCGAGAGCAGCTGGCGAGGGCCTTCGTGGGTGGCGGGCCTCAGCTGCTGCACGGAGATGCCATCTACAGTGGGGCTGACCGCTATCGCCTGCACACCACCTCCGGGGGCACCGTGCACCTTGAGCTGAGCCTGCTGCTGCGCCACTTTGATCGCTATGGGGTTGAATGTTGA